The window CACTATTTTTCGCTTTTTTGAATTCTATCTCACTATTTTCACCTATGTCCATAAGTTCAAATATATCCATACGTGCTCCCTCCTTTGAAATATATTTCCTTAATTATCTTTATTTAGATAGGTATTTTTTATTTATTTGCGTAGTCTATTTTAATTATATCATTTTTTTATGTGCATTTTGGAATTAATCAAGTATTAATAAATGATTTTGGACAAAAAAACATTTGTTCTTGTTGGTATTACTTTTTTTGACCTAGTTTTTAAGATAAAAATTTTAATTTTTCCTACATTTATATTAGTTTTATGATGATTTATGTGTTTTGGGGCGATGTTGGCGCTCCGTACAATAAAACTGTGGAAGAATAAAGAATTGCGTAGAGCAAGAGAATAGAGAAAAAAAGAGAAGAATGTAATAAAAAAAGAAAAACGGAGGTAAAAAGATAATGAACAAGAAAAAATTATCAGTAGTAATGGCAGGAGCGATGTTAGCGAGTAGTGTAGCGCCAGTGCTTGCTGCAGTGGAAAAAACAGAGGTTTCAGCTGCAAACCTAGGTCTATTAATAAGAGACTTAAGAGAAAAATTAAACTCAGCAAAATTTGCAGATGAGGCTGTAAATGGAGCTTCAAGAGGAAAATCTATATATGAAATAAAAGTTGATGGTGTTAGTCAGAACCTAGATGTAAACTCTACTCAGGCAGAATTCCAGGCTGCATTAGGAAATTTAAAAGCTGACCAGAAAGTTACAGTATGGACAAAAGCACATGTAGAAAAAGATGGAAAATATTATGCATATGAAGAACAAACTCCAGTATACACTGATGCTACTTTAAAGGATGCTGCTGATGCATTATATAGTGATGCAGATCAGGCAGATCCAGGTGTACAGGGTGCATATACAAATGCATTAGTAGATCCAAGTGCTGCAGTTCTTACAGGAAGTACAGGTGCTAAAAAACTTACTATAACTTTCAAATCTAATGTTCATAATGATGCAAAAGATTTAGTAATAGTATTAAAAACTGGAAGCAAAGTTTTAGATTTTAGTCACTATATATCAGCAGATGGAACAACAAAAGCTATAGCAAAATTAGCTTCTGCTGGATCAGGAGACTTTAAAGGATTCCGAGAAGCAGCTAAATCAGATTTACCTGTAACAACAGGTATAGAACAGTTATCAGAAATAACAATAACATCAGGTGGAAACAACTACGCAGTAGAAGATTTATACGATGGATTAATGTTAACAACAGCTGGACACGATTTCTTTAACTTAGTAAAAGAAGCTGAAGCTGAAAGAACTGTAAATGGTGCTGCAACAAACAGATGTAAAATAATAGGTAACTTAAGTACTAATGAATTAACACAGGCAGATGCTAACAAAATAGCAAGTGTTATAGGAAAAGGAAAAGATGATAAATATTCATTTACTGTAAAAGTTGCTGGAGGGGCTAGCGGTTCAGTACAGACTCCTATTGAATTTACAGTGACTGGAAAAAATGAAGCGGAAACTGAGAGATTAGCTTCATGGATATTAGCTGGACAGGCAAAAGTAGATATATTAGCAGGATCAAATAGATACGCAACAGCAGTAACAATAGCAAAAGAATATGCTAAATTAACAGGAAGTACAGTATCAAATGGTGGAAATGCAAAAATAGTATTAGTAAATGGTGATTCATTAGTAGATGGATTAGCAGCATCTCCATTAGCTTCTGCTTTAACAGGAAATGATGCAGATAATAAAGCTCCAATATTATTAACTGAATCAGATAGACTACCATCTGAAACAAAAGCATACTTAAAAGAAGTAATATCTAATGTTGCGATAGGTAGCTTAAAAAATGCTGAACTTCATATAGTAGGTGGAGAATCAGTAGTATCTAAATCATTAGAAAGAGAATTAAAATCATTAGGATTTAAAGTTGTAAGATACGGTGGAGATAACAGAGAAGAAACTTCATTAAAAGTTGCAGAAAAAATATCTGAATTACAGAATGGAAAAGCTGATACAGATGCATTTGTAGTAGGAGCAAATGGAGAAGCAGATGCAATGTCAATAGCAGCAGTAGCTTCAGCAAAAGGTAATGATACTCAGACTCCAATAATAGTTGCTAAAAATGGTGGATTATCAGATGATGCTATGTATGAATTAAGAGGAAAAAATGTAACTATAATAGGTGGAGAAGCTGCTATATCAAAAGCTGAAGAAGAAGAAATAGGATTAGAAGCTGAATCAGTAGCAAGAATAGCTGGTAAAAACAGACAGGAAACAAATGCTTTAATAATAGAAAAATACTATGATTCTAAATTTGCTAGCAATGTAATAGTAGCAAAAGATGGACAGCACAAAAAATCAGAATTAATAGATGCATTAGCAGCAGCAAACTTTGCATCAAAAGTAAATGCACCAATAGTATTAGCTACAAATAAATTATCTGACTCTCAGATAAATGCATTAGAATTAAATGCTCAGTCTGCAGAATCATTATATCAGG of the uncultured Fusobacterium sp. genome contains:
- a CDS encoding cell wall-binding repeat-containing protein, with the translated sequence MNKKKLSVVMAGAMLASSVAPVLAAVEKTEVSAANLGLLIRDLREKLNSAKFADEAVNGASRGKSIYEIKVDGVSQNLDVNSTQAEFQAALGNLKADQKVTVWTKAHVEKDGKYYAYEEQTPVYTDATLKDAADALYSDADQADPGVQGAYTNALVDPSAAVLTGSTGAKKLTITFKSNVHNDAKDLVIVLKTGSKVLDFSHYISADGTTKAIAKLASAGSGDFKGFREAAKSDLPVTTGIEQLSEITITSGGNNYAVEDLYDGLMLTTAGHDFFNLVKEAEAERTVNGAATNRCKIIGNLSTNELTQADANKIASVIGKGKDDKYSFTVKVAGGASGSVQTPIEFTVTGKNEAETERLASWILAGQAKVDILAGSNRYATAVTIAKEYAKLTGSTVSNGGNAKIVLVNGDSLVDGLAASPLASALTGNDADNKAPILLTESDRLPSETKAYLKEVISNVAIGSLKNAELHIVGGESVVSKSLERELKSLGFKVVRYGGDNREETSLKVAEKISELQNGKADTDAFVVGANGEADAMSIAAVASAKGNDTQTPIIVAKNGGLSDDAMYELRGKNVTIIGGEAAISKAEEEEIGLEAESVARIAGKNRQETNALIIEKYYDSKFASNVIVAKDGQHKKSELIDALAAANFASKVNAPIVLATNKLSDSQINALELNAQSAESLYQVGIGVDRDNVVKVIANLLGLAN